In Cyanobium sp. Tous-M-B4, a single genomic region encodes these proteins:
- the infA gene encoding translation initiation factor IF-1 — translation MIETSGVIEKEQGNGFYLVTLEQPAGHQCLCRAAGKLTKFRIKLLAGDKVLVEISPYDLTRGRITYRERNAAAGPRPGGNRPGGPRRR, via the coding sequence ATGATCGAGACCTCCGGTGTGATTGAAAAAGAACAGGGAAACGGGTTTTACCTAGTGACCCTGGAACAGCCGGCTGGTCACCAATGTCTCTGCCGGGCGGCAGGCAAGCTGACTAAATTCAGGATCAAGCTGCTGGCGGGTGACAAGGTACTGGTTGAGATCAGCCCCTACGACCTCACCCGCGGCCGCATCACCTACCGGGAGCGCAATGCGGCTGCCGGTCCCCGTCCCGGCGGTAACCGCCCAGGTGGGCCTAGGAGGCGTTGA
- a CDS encoding pseudouridine synthase, with protein sequence MTTLLFHKPYGVLSQFTPEAGCDWACLAEFISIPQVYAAGRLDADSEGLLLLTSNGRLQQRLTDPRFGHWRRYWVQVEGEAAAHPEALERLRSGLLIQGQRTLPARAEAISDPCLPERSPPIRRRAAIPTSWLQLELQEGRNRQVRRMTAAVNLPTLRLLRVAIDLMDGTAPLELNGLAAGQWREVNGAESQRLEQLLKPSRAMEKISPGRGGRAGGGKSGRGAGGG encoded by the coding sequence CTGACCACCCTTCTTTTCCACAAGCCCTACGGGGTACTAAGCCAGTTCACGCCAGAAGCCGGCTGTGACTGGGCTTGTTTGGCGGAGTTCATCTCGATTCCGCAGGTTTACGCCGCCGGCAGGCTCGATGCCGATAGCGAGGGATTGCTGCTGCTGACCAGCAATGGACGCCTGCAGCAACGCCTCACCGACCCCCGCTTTGGCCACTGGCGCCGCTACTGGGTGCAGGTTGAAGGAGAGGCAGCTGCCCACCCTGAGGCTTTGGAGCGACTACGCAGCGGCCTTTTAATTCAGGGCCAGCGCACTTTGCCGGCTAGGGCTGAGGCGATCAGCGATCCATGCCTGCCAGAGCGCAGCCCGCCGATCCGTCGGCGGGCCGCCATTCCCACCAGCTGGCTGCAACTGGAGCTGCAGGAAGGCCGCAACCGTCAGGTGCGTCGCATGACGGCCGCCGTAAATCTGCCCACCCTGAGACTGCTGAGGGTCGCCATCGACCTCATGGACGGAACCGCCCCGCTCGAGCTCAATGGCCTGGCAGCGGGGCAATGGCGTGAGGTGAACGGAGCCGAAAGCCAGCGACTCGAGCAACTGCTTAAGCCATCGCGGGCCATGGAAAAAATCTCACCTGGGCGGGGCGGCCGGGCCGGCGGCGGGAAATCAGGGCGGGGCGCTGGGGGTGGATAG
- a CDS encoding NAD(P)H-binding protein, with amino-acid sequence MQVLVVGGTGTLGRQVARRALDAGHQVRCMVRSPRKAAFLQEWGCELTRGDLLEPESLAYALEGQDAVIDAATARATDSASAYDIDWKGNQNLFAACQAASLKRLVFVSLLDAHQHRDVPLMDIKACAEDWLMASDFDYTILRGVAFMQGVISQFAIPVLESQTVWVSGSPTPIAYMNTQDMARFAVAALERDQTIRQAFPVVGPRAWTTSEITQLCERFTGKEARTFRVPPALLGLMRSVTGFFEASLNVAERLAFEAVTGGGSALDAPMDASYEAFGLDPAETTGLEGYLKEYYDTILRRLREMETDLDKEAKKKLPF; translated from the coding sequence ATGCAGGTTTTGGTGGTTGGCGGAACGGGCACCCTGGGCCGGCAAGTAGCCCGTCGTGCCCTCGATGCAGGCCATCAGGTGCGCTGCATGGTGCGCTCTCCGCGCAAGGCAGCTTTTCTGCAGGAATGGGGCTGTGAGCTCACCCGCGGCGACCTGCTTGAGCCTGAAAGCCTTGCCTATGCCCTGGAAGGTCAGGACGCAGTAATAGACGCGGCCACAGCCCGCGCTACAGATTCCGCCAGCGCCTACGACATCGACTGGAAAGGCAACCAGAATTTATTCGCCGCCTGCCAGGCCGCTTCGCTGAAGCGTCTGGTGTTTGTATCCCTGTTAGATGCGCATCAGCACCGCGACGTGCCCTTGATGGACATCAAGGCATGCGCCGAAGACTGGTTGATGGCCTCGGATTTTGACTACACAATTTTGCGCGGCGTTGCCTTCATGCAGGGGGTAATCAGTCAGTTTGCGATTCCCGTGCTGGAAAGCCAGACGGTTTGGGTGAGTGGCTCGCCCACCCCAATCGCCTACATGAACACCCAGGACATGGCCCGCTTTGCCGTAGCGGCTTTGGAGCGAGACCAAACCATTCGCCAAGCTTTTCCAGTGGTGGGTCCCCGGGCCTGGACCACCAGCGAAATCACCCAGCTCTGTGAGCGGTTCACGGGTAAGGAAGCCCGCACTTTTCGGGTGCCGCCTGCCTTGCTGGGCTTGATGCGCTCTGTGACCGGCTTCTTTGAGGCCAGCCTCAACGTGGCCGAGCGGCTGGCTTTTGAAGCGGTCACCGGTGGGGGCTCAGCTCTCGATGCACCAATGGACGCCAGCTACGAGGCCTTCGGGCTAGACCCGGCTGAAACCACCGGCCTGGAGGGCTATCTCAAGGAGTACTACGACACGATCCTGCGCCGCCTGCGCGAGATGGAGACTGACCTCGACAAGGAAGCCAAGAAGAAGCTGCCCTTTTAA
- the petM gene encoding cytochrome b6-f complex subunit PetM: MAAEIFGTAALFWILIPVGLAGGALLLKLADND, encoded by the coding sequence ATGGCTGCTGAAATTTTCGGTACCGCAGCTTTGTTTTGGATACTGATCCCCGTTGGTCTTGCCGGCGGTGCCCTGCTTTTGAAGCTGGCCGACAACGACTGA